From a single Arachis hypogaea cultivar Tifrunner chromosome 3, arahy.Tifrunner.gnm2.J5K5, whole genome shotgun sequence genomic region:
- the LOC112790854 gene encoding protein ROH1A-like has product MPATTENNHNQGSFLGRISIRRNQVMSMSMDGTHDTECEEMELFQRHVAERFAELLSCTDEPEAFMSIGWLRKLLDEFLCCEAEFKAVLLMGRDPFQIAKPPLDKLLPELLDRIIKSLDVCNAVSLGIDSLRNIQRLAEIVLSALDQTLIGDGQVRRAKKALSALLSAMLHEDKAGGITKGTERSRSFGRRGNKDKDRSAASPFRSLSWTMPKNWSAAKQIHAMSSNLAAPRGNESSGLALPVFIMNTVLVFVLWTLVAALPCQERSGLGTHFQMPRNLSWAQPITALQERISEEWKKKEKKGTVGLLEEMQKMEKIAQWLLDFADSFQFPAEADKLEEVKAQVEELADICRKMEEGLEPLQMQIREVFHRVVRTRTEFLHVLDQAAKLNIPTS; this is encoded by the coding sequence atgcctGCGACGACAGAGAACAACCACAATCAGGGATCGTTCCTGGGGAGAATAAGCATCAGAAGGAACCAGGTGATGTCGATGTCAATGGACGGCACCCACGACACGGAGTGCGAGGAGATGGAGCTATTTCAGAGACACGTGGCGGAGAGATTCGCGGAGCTGCTGTCGTGCACGGATGAGCCGGAGGCATTCATGTCCATCGGGTGGCTGAGGAAGCTTCTAGACGAGTTTCTGTGCTGCGAGGCAGAGTTCAAGGCTGTACTCCTCATGGGAAGGGACCCATTCCAGATCGCCAAGCCACCTCTCGACAAGCTCCTCCCTGAGCTCCTTGACCGCATCATCAAGTCTCTCGACGTCTGCAATGCCGTCTCCCTCGGAATCGATTCCCTCAGGAACATCCAGCGCCTCGCCGAAATCGTCCTCTCTGCCCTCGACCAGACCCTCATCGGAGACGGCCAGGTCCGCCGTGCCAAGAAGGCCCTCTCCGCCCTCCTCAGCGCCATGCTCCACGAGGACAAGGCCGGCGGCATCACCAAGGGCACCGAGCGCAGTCGCTCATTCGGTCGTCGCGGCAACAAGGACAAGGACCGGTCTGCCGCTTCCCCCTTCCGCTCCCTCTCCTGGACCATGCCCAAGAACTGGTCTGCCGCCAAGCAAATTCATGCCATGTCATCCAACCTGGCAGCTCCACGTGGCAACGAGTCGTCCGGCCTTGCCCTCCCTGTTTTCATAATGAACACCGTTTTGGTTTTCGTTCTATGGACATTGGTTGCAGCACTTCCATGCCAGGAGAGGAGTGGGCTTGGGACCCACTTCCAGATGCCTAGGAATTTGAGCTGGGCCCAGCCTATCACTGCGCTTCAGGAGAGGATCTCCGAGGagtggaagaagaaggagaagaaaggtaCGGTGGGGCTGTTGGAGGAGATGCAGAAGATGGAGAAGATTGCGCAATGGCTCCTTGATTTTGCGGACTCATTCCAGTTCCCTGCCGAGGCTGACAAATTGGAGGAAGTTAAGGCGCAGGTGGAGGAGTTGGCTGATATATGCCGGAAGATGGAGGAAGGGTTGGAGCCATTGCAGATGCAGATTAGAGAGGTCTTCCATAGAGTTGTCAGGACCAGAACTGAGTTCCTTCATGTGTTGGACCAAGCTGCCAAATTGAATATACCCACTTCCTAA